From one Gemmatimonadaceae bacterium genomic stretch:
- a CDS encoding FAD-dependent oxidoreductase, which produces MTTPADGAPRRIVVVGGVAGGATAAARARRLDERAEITLVERGPYLSFANCGLPYYIAGEITERSKLLLETPESLARRYRVDAFVHTEALEIDRDDRRLRVSGPEGERWLPYDRLILAQGGTPIRPSLPGGDAPHVFTLWTVPDTDRLQAFITTQRPRSAVVVGGGFIGLEMAEAFHARGLQVTIVELQPTVMSVMDPEFGHQVAGACRQHGVTVLTGVGVVAVHASDTTVELTDGRRIPAGLVLLSVGVRPELTLATQAGLAIGRSGGLLVDDHLQTSDPAIFAAGDMIEVEHRVSGRRVRMPLAGPANRQGRIAASNALGVPMRYAGALGTSVVKVFDSTAAMTGLTERTARDAGFTAGVAVVHAGSHAKYYPGARELSLKLVYDRDTARLLGAQAFGDDGVDKRIDALAMALLGGMTVHDLATADLAYAPPYSSANDPLNMAAFVAGNDLSGYSPLITADALQAELASAAPPVVLDVRTAAEFSEGHFCDALHVPVDELRGRLNELPRDRAIVVHCRGGMRAHVASRILQAAGFEGVRNVTGGWVSMQAAQGLCVSRDADAADGH; this is translated from the coding sequence GTGACCACGCCGGCCGACGGCGCCCCGCGGCGTATCGTCGTCGTCGGTGGTGTGGCTGGTGGCGCCACGGCCGCGGCCCGCGCCCGGCGTCTCGACGAACGGGCCGAGATCACACTCGTCGAGCGGGGGCCGTACCTGAGCTTCGCCAACTGCGGCCTGCCGTATTACATCGCTGGCGAGATCACCGAGCGTTCGAAGCTCCTGCTCGAGACGCCAGAGAGCCTGGCGCGCCGGTATCGCGTGGACGCGTTCGTCCACACCGAGGCGCTCGAGATCGACCGGGATGATCGGCGGCTCCGCGTGAGCGGCCCCGAGGGAGAGCGCTGGCTGCCGTACGACCGGCTGATCCTGGCGCAGGGCGGCACACCGATCCGACCGTCGCTCCCGGGTGGTGATGCACCACACGTCTTCACGCTCTGGACCGTGCCCGACACCGACCGCCTGCAGGCGTTCATCACCACCCAGCGCCCCCGGAGCGCCGTGGTGGTGGGTGGCGGGTTCATCGGTCTCGAGATGGCCGAGGCGTTCCACGCGCGCGGGCTGCAGGTGACGATCGTCGAACTGCAGCCGACCGTCATGTCCGTGATGGATCCCGAGTTCGGGCACCAGGTCGCCGGGGCGTGCCGGCAGCACGGCGTGACGGTGCTCACCGGCGTCGGCGTGGTGGCGGTGCACGCCTCGGACACCACGGTGGAGCTGACGGACGGTCGGCGCATTCCGGCCGGCCTCGTGCTGCTGTCGGTCGGCGTGCGCCCGGAGCTGACCCTCGCGACGCAGGCGGGGCTGGCGATCGGTCGGTCGGGCGGGCTGCTCGTCGACGACCACCTGCAGACTTCGGACCCGGCCATCTTCGCCGCCGGCGACATGATCGAGGTCGAGCACCGCGTCTCGGGCCGGCGCGTGCGCATGCCGCTGGCCGGCCCGGCGAACCGGCAGGGCCGCATCGCGGCATCCAACGCGCTCGGCGTCCCGATGCGGTACGCCGGTGCACTCGGCACCAGCGTCGTGAAGGTGTTCGACAGCACCGCGGCAATGACCGGCCTCACGGAGCGCACCGCGCGCGACGCCGGCTTCACGGCGGGTGTGGCGGTGGTGCATGCCGGCAGCCACGCGAAGTACTACCCGGGTGCGCGCGAACTCTCGCTCAAGCTGGTGTACGATCGCGACACGGCGCGGCTGCTCGGTGCGCAGGCGTTCGGCGACGATGGCGTGGACAAGCGCATCGACGCGCTCGCGATGGCGCTCCTCGGCGGCATGACGGTGCACGACCTGGCCACCGCCGACCTGGCCTATGCCCCGCCCTACTCGTCGGCCAACGATCCGCTCAACATGGCCGCGTTCGTCGCCGGCAACGACCTCTCCGGCTACAGCCCGCTCATCACCGCCGATGCGCTGCAGGCGGAGCTGGCGTCGGCGGCCCCGCCGGTGGTGCTGGATGTCCGCACCGCGGCCGAGTTCAGCGAGGGGCACTTCTGCGATGCACTGCATGTGCCGGTGGACGAGCTCCGGGGGCGGTTGAACGAGCTGCCGCGCGACCGCGCGATCGTGGTGCACTGCCGCGGTGGGATGCGCGCCCATGTGGCGTCCCGCATCCTGCAGGCGGCGGGGTTCGAGGGCGTGCGGAACGTGACGGGAGGCTGGGTGAGCATGCAGGCGGCGCAGGGGCTCTGCGTCTCGCGCGACGCGGACGCCGCCGACGGACACTGA
- a CDS encoding IPT/TIG domain-containing protein, whose translation MSLRARAAAAAPAYARLALLVACTITLTSCGGGDEDKAPRPRAVSLGPEMVAMGSGATTVTLTGSGFTPQSRLLVAEVPRTMDFVSSTSLRFTMTEVELSSLTGYSVTVTNAPPGGGTSDTLYFVVGNALPAITSGAMTPVVPELPGDTITVTGTGFQFNSQVWLSSGRLLPVLAQTRTTLKVRLGIGVDPAAYTLRVENPPPGGGSSNAVPFTVANRVPVLQRVYPDSMLTGQEFRDVRVTGIGFTPRTTFLVGGSQRPATFGSDSLAVVTLAAGDVAAPGTLLLTARNPEPTAGASAALPVAVRTAPPVIGSFAPASLVAGSATTSVAITGSGFDATSEVLWNGAVLPTHYVSALQLDVTVDAARLAVPQAATVVVRTGARSSTPSSYGILGGTATLDPPITLDMLARDVAWVASRNRLYVSVASGPATNTVLAVDPATGAITARIALASEPGALAASADGRYLYVAYTGRPTVGRIDLDSGTEDLSITIGAPDARALDLAPIPGSPRAVLVTRSTPGNHIAPQVYDDAVARPVTPGSDGESSRIEVISATEAIGYNHNSSDAPLRRYRLAPDGMTVLDLRTSVVPGSINDFQYAAGRLYFSNGDVLDAATFARIGTLPGSVPGYPMQVVADVTQGRAYAAVNATLRTYTFASLSPLTSTPSPAIGYASRRMVRWGTSGLALVTDTQLVILRGSLIGS comes from the coding sequence ATGTCCCTCCGCGCCCGCGCGGCCGCAGCCGCTCCCGCGTACGCGCGCCTCGCGCTCCTCGTGGCGTGCACCATCACGCTGACCAGCTGTGGCGGCGGCGACGAGGACAAGGCCCCGCGCCCCCGGGCAGTCTCCCTCGGTCCGGAGATGGTCGCCATGGGAAGTGGGGCGACGACGGTGACCCTCACCGGGAGCGGCTTCACGCCGCAGTCACGCCTGCTCGTGGCAGAGGTGCCTCGCACCATGGATTTCGTGAGCAGCACTTCGCTGCGGTTCACGATGACGGAAGTGGAGCTCTCGTCGCTCACGGGCTATTCGGTCACGGTGACCAACGCCCCGCCCGGGGGCGGCACCAGCGACACACTCTACTTCGTGGTCGGCAACGCGCTGCCCGCCATCACATCGGGCGCGATGACGCCGGTGGTCCCGGAGCTTCCCGGTGACACGATCACGGTGACCGGGACCGGCTTCCAGTTCAACAGCCAGGTCTGGCTCTCGTCCGGGCGCCTGTTGCCTGTCCTCGCCCAGACGCGCACCACGCTGAAGGTCCGGCTGGGCATCGGGGTCGACCCTGCCGCCTACACGCTCCGCGTCGAGAATCCCCCTCCCGGCGGCGGGAGCTCCAACGCGGTCCCGTTCACGGTCGCCAATCGGGTGCCCGTGCTGCAGCGCGTGTACCCGGATTCGATGCTCACCGGGCAGGAGTTTCGCGACGTGCGCGTGACCGGCATCGGCTTCACGCCTCGCACGACGTTCCTGGTGGGCGGTTCCCAGCGTCCGGCAACCTTCGGCAGCGACAGCCTCGCGGTCGTGACGCTTGCCGCGGGTGACGTGGCGGCCCCCGGCACACTGCTGCTCACCGCCCGCAACCCTGAGCCGACGGCCGGCGCCTCCGCGGCACTGCCCGTCGCGGTGCGGACCGCGCCACCGGTGATCGGCAGCTTCGCGCCCGCGTCCCTCGTCGCCGGCTCCGCGACCACGTCGGTGGCGATCACCGGCAGCGGATTCGACGCCACGTCCGAGGTGCTGTGGAACGGCGCGGTCCTGCCGACGCACTACGTCTCCGCGCTGCAGCTCGACGTCACCGTGGACGCCGCGCGACTCGCGGTGCCACAGGCAGCAACGGTCGTCGTCCGGACCGGCGCACGCAGCAGCACGCCATCGAGCTACGGGATCCTGGGTGGCACTGCGACGCTGGACCCGCCGATCACGCTCGACATGCTGGCGAGGGACGTGGCGTGGGTGGCGTCGCGCAACCGGCTGTACGTGTCGGTCGCCAGCGGTCCTGCCACGAACACGGTGCTGGCCGTGGACCCCGCCACCGGCGCGATCACGGCGCGGATCGCGCTCGCGTCGGAACCGGGGGCGTTGGCCGCATCAGCGGATGGTCGGTACCTGTACGTCGCGTACACCGGTCGGCCGACCGTCGGCCGGATCGACCTGGATTCCGGCACGGAGGACCTGTCGATCACGATCGGGGCGCCTGACGCGCGCGCGCTGGACCTTGCGCCGATTCCCGGGTCGCCACGCGCCGTCCTCGTGACCCGCAGCACGCCCGGCAACCACATCGCCCCCCAGGTGTACGACGACGCCGTCGCCCGTCCGGTGACGCCGGGCTCCGACGGCGAATCGTCGCGCATCGAGGTCATCTCCGCGACCGAGGCGATCGGGTACAACCACAACAGCTCCGACGCTCCGCTGCGGCGATACCGTCTCGCCCCGGATGGCATGACGGTGCTCGACCTGCGCACCTCCGTCGTGCCGGGGTCCATCAACGACTTCCAGTATGCCGCCGGCCGGCTCTACTTCAGCAATGGTGACGTGCTCGATGCCGCAACCTTCGCACGGATCGGCACGCTGCCCGGCAGCGTGCCCGGCTACCCGATGCAGGTGGTGGCCGATGTCACGCAGGGCCGCGCGTATGCGGCGGTGAATGCGACGTTGCGCACCTACACCTTCGCGTCATTGAGCCCGCTCACCAGCACGCCGTCACCTGCGATCGGCTACGCATCACGGCGCATGGTGCGCTGGGGGACCAGCGGGCTGGCACTCGTCACGGACACGCAGCTGGTGATCCTGCGCGGGAGCCTGATCGGGAGCTGA
- a CDS encoding carbohydrate binding family 9 domain-containing protein: MRLLLRALAPVLLPVGVLLHAQATPAATTAAAPRPRLEASWVTTAPVIDGRLDEAIWRTAAPAGGFVQRSPVGGAAPSQRTEVRVAYDQHAIYVGVRNFDTAPDSIAQQLGRRDASDIFSDWFSVGFDSYGDRRTAFIFSVNPRGVLRDAYLSNDEEEDELWDAVWNVAARTDSAGWTAEFRIPLSQLRYDVRGDVGATRPWGINFLREIARHGEEDYWAPTPADAPGIVSRFGDLTGLDSLRPASRVEVIPYVRTQLELQPPSARNRFVPARKGAIAAGGDVRLKLPQSLTLTASVNPDFGQVEADPAVVNLSAFEIFFPERRPFFLENQDGFAFGSTRTFNDNDAPRFFYTRRIGRPPQRVPGGEDVDAVGVANQTPILGALKLSGTTPSGWQVGALNAVTARATADVADTLGRVRQEAAEPLTNYHVSRVRKLLRGGNAGIGGFISDVHRDLGRDTALTTRLPGAATIVGLDWESAWQRRTWTVSGVLARSDVRGDADAITRLQRANYRSLQRPDASHLGYDPTRTSLTGHYGAVTLAKSAGDRVLASVTYEETSPGFEVNDIGYQFRSDFRTVSTYTTYRNPLQSSVARDYEFGVYTTVSDNFGGERIEERVSWSADATLLNFWSVNTFGSYSPETQNDRLLRGGPLALRPALLVTQVSVESDPRKAVIMGGELTREADASGRRRYGADLAFDWRPAPQARVRVAPTYAHEHITAQYVQAEPDLLAASTAAARYVFANVHQREVRLDTRLDWTFSPWLSLQLFLQPFASSGKFTRFKEFTTPRRFDFAEYGVDRGTVTPLGGGALRVDPDGSGPAVPFTIANQDFTVRALRGNAVLRWEYRPGSALFLVWSQQREQAFDDVRSNVVSEASRSFADPGRQVFLVKFSRWIGR; encoded by the coding sequence GTGCGTCTGCTGCTTCGCGCCCTCGCTCCCGTTCTCCTGCCCGTCGGTGTGCTCCTGCACGCGCAGGCCACCCCGGCTGCCACCACCGCCGCCGCGCCGCGTCCGCGCCTCGAGGCGTCCTGGGTCACGACGGCGCCGGTGATCGACGGGCGCCTGGACGAGGCGATCTGGCGAACGGCCGCACCGGCCGGGGGCTTCGTGCAGCGATCGCCGGTGGGCGGGGCCGCCCCCTCGCAGCGAACCGAGGTGCGCGTGGCCTACGATCAGCACGCGATCTACGTCGGCGTCCGCAACTTCGACACCGCGCCCGATTCCATCGCCCAGCAACTCGGCCGGCGGGATGCATCGGACATCTTCTCGGACTGGTTCTCGGTCGGCTTCGACAGCTACGGTGACCGCCGGACCGCGTTCATCTTCAGCGTGAACCCCCGCGGCGTGCTGCGCGACGCGTACCTCTCCAACGACGAGGAGGAGGACGAGCTGTGGGATGCCGTCTGGAACGTCGCGGCGCGCACGGACAGCGCGGGGTGGACCGCGGAGTTCCGGATCCCGCTCTCGCAGCTCCGCTACGACGTGCGCGGTGATGTCGGCGCCACGCGGCCCTGGGGCATCAACTTCCTGCGCGAGATCGCGCGCCACGGCGAGGAGGACTATTGGGCGCCCACGCCGGCCGATGCGCCGGGCATCGTGTCGCGCTTCGGTGACCTGACCGGCCTCGACTCGCTGCGGCCGGCGTCGCGGGTGGAGGTGATCCCCTACGTGCGCACGCAACTCGAGCTGCAGCCGCCGTCGGCGCGCAACCGGTTCGTGCCGGCGCGGAAGGGGGCGATCGCCGCCGGTGGCGACGTGCGGCTCAAGCTGCCGCAGTCCCTCACGCTCACCGCCTCCGTGAATCCCGACTTCGGCCAGGTGGAGGCGGACCCCGCGGTGGTGAACCTCTCCGCCTTCGAGATCTTCTTTCCCGAGCGGCGGCCGTTCTTCCTCGAGAACCAGGATGGCTTCGCGTTCGGCTCCACGCGCACCTTCAACGACAATGACGCGCCGCGGTTCTTCTACACGCGCCGCATCGGGCGGCCGCCGCAGCGCGTGCCCGGCGGGGAAGACGTGGATGCCGTCGGCGTGGCGAACCAGACGCCGATCCTCGGCGCGCTGAAGCTCTCGGGCACGACGCCATCGGGGTGGCAGGTGGGCGCCCTCAACGCCGTCACCGCACGCGCCACTGCCGACGTGGCGGACACGCTCGGCCGCGTGCGGCAGGAGGCCGCAGAGCCGCTCACGAACTACCACGTGAGCCGCGTGCGCAAGCTGCTCCGTGGCGGGAACGCGGGCATCGGCGGCTTCATCTCCGACGTGCACCGTGACCTTGGCCGCGACACGGCGCTCACCACGCGGCTGCCCGGTGCCGCCACCATCGTGGGCCTCGACTGGGAGTCCGCGTGGCAGCGCCGAACCTGGACGGTGAGCGGCGTGCTGGCGCGCAGTGACGTGCGCGGCGATGCCGACGCCATCACCCGGCTGCAGCGGGCGAACTACCGCAGCCTGCAGCGCCCCGACGCGTCACACCTCGGCTACGACCCCACGCGCACGTCGCTCACCGGCCACTACGGCGCCGTCACCCTGGCCAAGAGCGCAGGCGACCGGGTGCTGGCGTCGGTGACGTACGAGGAGACGAGTCCCGGCTTCGAGGTGAACGACATCGGCTACCAGTTCCGCTCCGACTTCCGCACCGTCTCCACCTACACCACCTATCGCAATCCGCTGCAGTCGAGCGTGGCGCGCGACTACGAGTTCGGCGTGTACACCACCGTCTCCGACAACTTCGGTGGCGAGCGCATCGAGGAACGCGTGAGCTGGAGCGCCGACGCCACGCTGCTGAACTTCTGGTCGGTGAACACCTTCGGGTCGTACTCCCCCGAGACGCAGAACGACCGGCTGCTGCGCGGCGGGCCGCTGGCGCTGCGACCGGCGCTGCTCGTCACGCAGGTCAGCGTGGAGAGTGATCCGCGCAAGGCGGTGATCATGGGCGGCGAGCTCACCCGGGAGGCCGACGCCTCGGGGCGCCGGCGGTACGGTGCTGACCTGGCGTTCGACTGGCGGCCGGCGCCGCAGGCGCGCGTGCGGGTGGCGCCGACCTACGCACACGAGCACATCACGGCGCAGTACGTGCAGGCCGAGCCCGACCTGCTGGCCGCCTCCACCGCGGCGGCGCGCTACGTGTTCGCCAACGTGCACCAGCGCGAGGTCCGGCTCGACACGCGGCTGGACTGGACCTTCTCGCCCTGGCTGTCGCTGCAGCTCTTCCTGCAGCCGTTCGCGTCGTCGGGGAAGTTCACGCGCTTCAAGGAGTTCACCACGCCACGCCGCTTCGACTTCGCGGAATACGGCGTGGACCGCGGGACCGTCACGCCGCTGGGCGGCGGCGCGCTGCGCGTGGATCCCGACGGCAGCGGGCCGGCGGTGCCGTTCACGATTGCGAACCAGGACTTCACGGTGCGTGCGCTGCGCGGGAATGCCGTGCTGCGGTGGGAATACCGGCCCGGGTCGGCGCTGTTCCTCGTCTGGTCGCAGCAGCGCGAGCAGGCCTTCGACGACGTGCGGTCGAACGTGGTGTCGGAGGCCAGTCGCAGCTTTGCGGATCCCGGGCGCCAGGTGTTCCTGGTGAAGTTCAGCCGGTGGATCGGGCGGTGA
- a CDS encoding protein kinase yields the protein MPAESPPPDGAHWERMSRLFETLLSLPPRERASFLDATCGGDVALRSELASLVAAHDGAPAYLDAFHTAVLWPALTSGVAAAPSPAEPSAPATPGDALPRIELAPGIEPGMRIRHFTVHERLGSGGAGVVHRGRDTLLDRDVALKFLAPRLSGDPVARARLVAEAQAASRLDDPHVCAMHAVEATADGGLCLVMGFCAGGTLRDRLRQAPIPPASVHTIALHLARGLASAHRAGIVHGDIKPANVGFGEGDVARLLDFGIAAYVDRDGAGQRGLHGTLPYLAPELWRGGARGPRSDVWALGVTFFEMVTGRRPFPSADPETLAAAICGGQVPVMTHADGTPVAPALDALIRRMLRVDAADRPADGAAVLATLEEPPASPAAPLARTDAPRPRVRRAVGILVAGAAVLVGGRTLWSTVRATAVPALEVARTAGPLSSIAVLPFTTRGGRDIGYLTHGMIDLLTPAFDATGLVRGIDPNTVIGAAGDGASRTLDSASAQALASQVRADRYVMGSVVGSGATLTIRATLRQRDGREVGRAQATIPESGGLATAIDALVRQLIATELLAPGDTVAGIAAATTQSTRALRLYLDGERDLRDARPASAVAHFQQAVAADSQFALAWYRLARAARWNTVDSLSVLAARRAAALAGTLPPRQQALVRAYHTLRFGSPLEAERQFAQIVADYPTDVEAWMLLGEAQFGSNPFYGRPLAASGAAFRRVMALDPRNREVTVYLMDLAAAARQTGQLDTLFTMYFSPNSAGEQPGIRAAYLALHRRRIPGAARVRGSSPLDDDPASARVALLRVSSDPADRRDARVLADLVAAAPDARYDGLQARAALDIAEGNWNAAQASLRDAATIAPDDAADLRALMVLAPAVRAGADTMATIRRDLLARRTGAAQYLSQELTPTEREDIRHYLAGVLSARLGDASGVTAARAALDRRARSASRVAAALSQAVAGHWLLRQGDASGAVSAFARSIPDLPARLRRVHPALEQHLDRLARASALERLGRHAEALGWYRSVGEGFGVIGVPFAAASDSGVVRTTRP from the coding sequence ATGCCCGCTGAGTCGCCGCCGCCGGATGGCGCGCACTGGGAGCGGATGAGCCGCCTGTTCGAGACACTGCTGTCCCTGCCGCCGCGCGAGCGGGCCTCCTTCCTCGACGCGACCTGCGGCGGCGACGTGGCCCTGCGCAGCGAACTCGCATCACTCGTCGCCGCACACGATGGCGCGCCGGCGTACCTCGACGCCTTTCACACGGCGGTGCTCTGGCCCGCGCTCACGAGCGGCGTCGCCGCCGCCCCGTCGCCGGCGGAGCCATCGGCCCCCGCCACCCCGGGTGACGCCCTGCCGCGCATCGAGCTGGCGCCCGGGATCGAACCGGGGATGCGGATCCGGCATTTCACGGTCCACGAGCGCCTCGGGAGCGGCGGTGCGGGTGTCGTGCATCGCGGACGCGACACGCTGCTCGACCGCGATGTCGCGCTCAAGTTCCTGGCACCGCGGCTGAGCGGTGATCCGGTCGCGCGCGCGCGCCTGGTGGCCGAGGCCCAGGCCGCGTCGCGACTCGACGATCCCCACGTGTGTGCCATGCACGCCGTCGAGGCCACGGCCGACGGCGGCCTGTGCCTGGTGATGGGTTTCTGCGCCGGTGGCACGCTGCGCGACCGCTTGCGCCAGGCACCGATTCCGCCGGCGTCGGTGCACACGATCGCGTTGCACCTGGCGCGCGGGCTGGCCAGCGCCCATCGCGCCGGCATCGTGCACGGCGACATCAAGCCGGCCAACGTGGGCTTCGGCGAGGGTGACGTGGCGCGCCTGCTGGATTTCGGCATCGCCGCCTACGTCGACCGCGACGGCGCTGGCCAGCGCGGATTGCACGGCACCCTGCCGTACCTCGCACCGGAACTCTGGCGTGGTGGCGCGCGCGGGCCGCGCAGCGACGTCTGGGCGCTGGGCGTGACCTTCTTCGAGATGGTCACTGGCCGGCGACCGTTCCCGTCGGCAGACCCCGAGACACTCGCCGCCGCCATCTGCGGTGGGCAGGTGCCGGTCATGACACACGCCGATGGCACCCCCGTGGCACCGGCGCTCGACGCGCTGATCCGACGCATGCTGCGCGTCGATGCCGCCGACAGGCCGGCCGACGGGGCTGCCGTGCTCGCGACACTCGAGGAGCCACCGGCGTCGCCTGCGGCGCCGCTCGCCCGGACGGACGCCCCCCGGCCGCGCGTCCGCCGCGCCGTCGGCATCCTCGTTGCCGGCGCCGCGGTGCTGGTTGGCGGCCGGACGCTCTGGTCGACGGTGCGCGCGACAGCCGTACCGGCGCTGGAGGTGGCGCGGACGGCGGGACCGCTGTCGTCCATTGCCGTGCTGCCGTTCACCACGCGCGGCGGCCGCGACATCGGGTACCTGACACACGGGATGATCGACCTGCTCACCCCCGCGTTCGACGCCACGGGCCTGGTCCGCGGCATCGATCCCAACACCGTCATCGGCGCCGCCGGTGACGGGGCATCGCGCACGCTCGATTCGGCATCGGCGCAGGCACTCGCCTCACAGGTGCGGGCGGATCGCTACGTCATGGGCAGCGTCGTGGGCAGCGGGGCAACGCTCACGATCCGTGCCACGCTGCGGCAGCGCGATGGGCGCGAGGTCGGCCGTGCCCAGGCCACCATCCCCGAGTCGGGCGGACTCGCCACGGCAATCGACGCCCTCGTGCGACAGCTCATCGCCACCGAGCTGCTCGCGCCGGGAGACACGGTCGCCGGCATCGCGGCGGCGACGACGCAGTCCACACGGGCCCTGCGCCTCTACCTGGATGGTGAGCGCGACCTGCGCGATGCACGCCCCGCCTCGGCGGTCGCCCACTTCCAGCAGGCGGTGGCCGCCGACTCGCAGTTTGCGCTGGCCTGGTATCGACTGGCGCGTGCCGCGCGCTGGAACACGGTCGATTCGCTGAGTGTGCTCGCCGCGCGCCGCGCGGCGGCGCTCGCCGGCACCCTGCCGCCGCGCCAGCAGGCGCTGGTCCGCGCGTATCACACCCTGCGCTTCGGCAGCCCGCTCGAAGCCGAGCGACAGTTCGCGCAGATCGTCGCGGACTATCCCACCGATGTCGAGGCCTGGATGCTGCTCGGTGAGGCGCAGTTCGGCAGCAACCCGTTCTACGGGCGGCCGCTGGCCGCGTCGGGCGCGGCGTTCCGTCGCGTCATGGCGCTCGATCCCCGCAACCGGGAAGTCACGGTCTACCTGATGGACCTGGCGGCCGCCGCACGCCAGACGGGGCAGCTGGATACGCTGTTCACCATGTACTTCAGTCCCAACAGTGCGGGTGAACAGCCGGGCATCCGCGCCGCGTACCTCGCCTTGCACCGCCGTCGCATCCCGGGGGCGGCGCGTGTGCGCGGATCGAGCCCGCTGGATGACGATCCCGCCAGCGCGCGCGTGGCGCTGCTGCGCGTGAGCAGCGATCCGGCGGACCGGCGCGATGCGCGCGTCCTGGCCGACCTCGTGGCCGCAGCGCCTGATGCCCGATACGACGGGCTGCAGGCGCGCGCGGCGCTCGACATTGCAGAGGGCAACTGGAACGCGGCCCAGGCCAGCCTGCGCGACGCGGCCACCATCGCCCCCGATGACGCGGCGGACCTGCGTGCGCTCATGGTGCTGGCCCCTGCCGTGCGAGCCGGTGCCGACACCATGGCAACCATCCGCCGTGACCTGCTCGCACGACGGACCGGCGCCGCCCAGTACCTGTCTCAGGAACTCACCCCGACAGAACGCGAGGACATCCGGCACTACCTGGCCGGCGTGCTCAGCGCCCGGCTCGGCGATGCGTCGGGGGTGACGGCGGCGCGTGCGGCGCTCGACCGGCGCGCGAGGTCAGCCTCACGGGTGGCGGCGGCACTGTCGCAGGCCGTTGCCGGCCACTGGTTGCTGCGGCAAGGTGATGCCAGCGGTGCCGTGTCGGCGTTCGCGCGCAGCATCCCCGACTTACCGGCACGGCTGCGCCGCGTGCATCCCGCGCTGGAACAACATCTCGACCGGCTCGCCCGCGCCTCGGCGCTCGAACGACTCGGGCGGCACGCGGAGGCGCTGGGCTGGTATCGATCGGTGGGCGAAGGCTTCGGTGTGATCGGCGTGCCCTTTGCCGCCGCCTCGGATTCCGGCGTGGTGCGGACCACGCGCCCGTAG
- a CDS encoding sigma-70 family RNA polymerase sigma factor codes for MRQTAGGGRAPRLVLVPGGQAGGAAFVREEPVNAVDDSVTGLVRAWSAGDAMAGDRLFSRVYGELRAIARRLHRDPGNAGDPTLDTTALVHEVYLRMAGSDALEVVDRAHFFAVAVRASRQVLSNYVRDAQALKRGGVAVPMPLEGVAEHELAAADHETARIERAAMLEEALTALEALHPRPCRVVECRYFGGLSIPETALALDISEATVKRDWVVAQAWLHRALRDSPPRDDDAR; via the coding sequence ATGCGCCAGACGGCCGGTGGCGGCCGTGCACCGCGGTTGGTGCTGGTGCCGGGCGGGCAAGCCGGCGGCGCTGCCTTCGTTCGTGAGGAGCCGGTGAACGCAGTGGACGATTCGGTGACGGGCCTGGTCCGCGCGTGGAGCGCGGGCGACGCGATGGCGGGCGATCGGCTGTTCTCACGCGTGTACGGCGAGCTCCGTGCCATCGCGCGCCGCCTGCATCGTGATCCCGGCAACGCTGGGGACCCCACGCTCGACACTACGGCGCTGGTGCACGAGGTGTATCTCCGCATGGCGGGCTCGGACGCGCTGGAGGTGGTGGACCGGGCGCACTTCTTCGCGGTGGCCGTGCGCGCCTCCCGCCAGGTGCTGAGCAACTACGTGCGAGACGCACAGGCCCTGAAGCGTGGTGGTGTCGCGGTGCCGATGCCGCTGGAGGGCGTGGCCGAGCACGAGCTGGCCGCCGCCGACCACGAGACGGCGCGCATCGAACGCGCGGCCATGCTGGAGGAGGCGCTCACCGCACTCGAGGCGCTGCACCCGCGGCCGTGCCGCGTGGTGGAGTGCCGCTACTTCGGTGGACTCTCCATCCCCGAGACGGCGCTGGCGCTGGACATCTCGGAGGCCACCGTGAAGCGGGACTGGGTGGTGGCGCAGGCGTGGTTGCATCGCGCGCTGCGCGACTCGCCCCCGCGCGACGACGATGCCCGCTGA